GCCGAACCGGGCGGTGCCGACGCCCTCCGGCAGCCCGGTCCGCCGTCCGTCGTCCGCCTGGAGGTGGAGTGCCGCGCCGGTGACCTCGATGATGCCGTGCAACCGCTCGTCGGGAGTCTCCGGGCTGACCGGGACGAAGGGCAGGCCCAGCCGTGAGCAGGCCAGCAGCACGGCGAGGGCCTGGGTGGAGGTGTCGGACTCCAGGACCACGCGGTCGCCGATGTCGAGGCCGAGGGAGTCGAGCGCCTCCGCGTAGTCGCGGGCCAGCTCCGCGAGGCGTCGGTAACTGGTCTCGCGCAGTTCACCGTTGGCCACGAACTCGACCACGGCGGGACTGTCCGGGGCGGTGCGGGCGGCCGCGAGCAGGAAGGAGTGCAGGAACTCACTGTGTGCGGAGTGGCGCAGGACGGCCGGTTCGGCGGCGATGGTCACGGCGGGGCTCTCCTCGGGTCTCTCGGGGTGCGTGGGTGGGCGGTGCGGGCCGGTGCGGCGTCGACGGCCCGGCGGGCCGGCCGCTCGGCGCGGTGTCAGCGGGCCGCGCCGCGGGACAGCGGCTCGGCGGCCCGGTGGGCGATGCCGTCGAGCAGCACCATCGGGTCCCGCGGCAGCCAGGACGCGTGGCGCGCGGTGCCGATCAGCAGCGTGTGGTCGAGTACGTCCACCGCCTCCGACAGGTCGCAGACGACGGTGGCCGTGCAGCCGTCCAGGACGGGCACACCGTGCGCGTGGGAGTGGGCGACCCGGTCGAAGCGGCGGCGCGGGTCGCCCGTCGCGAACACGCCGGCCAGGGAACGCTGCTCCCAGGAGAGGACGTTGACCGCGAAGGCGCCGGCCGCGCGGATGTGCGCGAGGGTGCGGCCCGCGGTGCGCAGCGAGACCAGGACGCTGGCGGGCTCCAGGGACAGCGAGAGCACAGCGGTGGCGGTGCAGCCGGAGGGGCCGTCCGGCGTGGCGGAGGTGATCACCGTGACGAAGGTCGGGAAGCGCCCCATCGCCTGTCGGAAGACCGCCCCGTCCAGGGCGGGTTCGGCCCGGGGGCCGCCGGCGCGACCGGGTGCCGGTGCGTCGGCGGAGCGGTCCTCGTGCGGGGCGGCGGGCCGGGGCGCGGTGCCGGGGCACGGGCCGGCATCGGACGGCCACGTCGTGACCGGCCGCTCGCGCGGTATCTGGATGTCGACGGTCATGTCTGTCTGTCCCCTCAGGCCGCTTGCGGTTGGGTCAGGGATGCGAGGAGCGCGGCGCGGTCGACCTTGCCGTTGGCGTTGAGCGGCAGGGCCCCGGTGAAGGTCACCGCGGCCGGCACCATGTAGAGGGGAAGCCGCTGTCCCAGCGCTCCCAGCAGTTCGTCCGGGTCGCGGGAGGCCCCCGCGCACACGGCGTGCAGGACCGGTTCGCCCTTGCGGCCGGGCACCGGCAGCACCACCGCGTCGGTGATCCCGGGCTGGCGCATCAGGAGCGATTCGATCTCGCCGAGCTCGATCCGGTAGCCGTGGATCTTCACCTGGTGGTCGAGGCGGCCGAGGTGCACCAGCACCCCGTCCGTCAGGCGCACGCGGTCGCCGGTGCGGTACCAGTGCGCGGGCGTCAGCGGCCCGGTGCCGTCGTGGACGGCGTACGGCGCGGTCGGCGCGCGGAACCGGCCCACGTCGTCGGCCGGGTCGAGATAGCCGGGGAACCGCTGGCTGCCGCGCACGCACAGCTCGCCGTCGTCGGCCGGCCGGCCGCTCTCGTCCAGGATCAGGTGGTCCTGCCCCGGGTAGGGGACGCCGATGGGGACGGTCCCGTTGACGGTGTCCGGCCAGTCGGCGTCCTCGGGCGGCAGCCGGTACTCCGTCCAGGTCACCGTCATCTCGGTCGGGCCGTAGATGTTCTCGACGGTGCTGTGCGGTGCCGCCGCCCGCCAGGCCCGCGCCTGCGGCAGCTTCAGCGCCTCGCCGCAGAACAGGCTCCAGCGCAGGGTGGGCATCGAGCCGGGCCGCAGCGCCCGCAGCCGCTGCGCGAAGGCGGCGACGGACGGCACGGAGTTCCAGTGGGTGATCCGGGCCCGGTTGACGAACCGTACGGGGGCCAGCAGCTCCTCGCGGGTGGGCACGACGAGCGTGGCGCCGGAGCCCCACGCCGAGAACATGTCGTACACCGACGGGTCGAAGGTGAGGTCGAAGGTCTGGGACACCCGGTCCCCCGGGCCCGTCCCGTACCGCCGGATCACATGGTCCAGGTAGGCGGAGACGTTGGCGTGCGTCACCGGCACGCCCTTGGGCCGGCCGGTCGAACCCGACGTGAAGAGGATGTAGGCGAGGTCCTCGGGGCCGGCGCTCGCCCGGGGCGGGGCCTCGGCGGGGGCGGCGGGCTCCCGCGCGTCGCACCGCAGCACGGGGACCGGCAGCCCGTCCGTGCCGGGCAGTTCGGCGTCCGCCAGGACCAGGTCCAGGCCCGCGGCCCTCGCGACGTCGGCGCCGCGCGCGATCGGGAAGGCCGGATTGAGCGGGACGACGGTGGCGCCCAGGCGGGCCACCGCGAGGTACCCGGCGTAGGCCAGCACGGAACGGGCGGCGAGGAGACCGACCCGGGCGGGGCGGCCGCCGTGCCGGGCGACGACGGCCGCGGCGAGGTGGCCGGCCAGTCGCTCCAGTTCGCGGTAGCTCAGCTCCTGCCCGTCGACCTCCAGGGCGCAGCAGGTGTCGCCGTACGCGGCGGCGCTGGCCGCGAACCAGTCGTAGAGCCGTTCGGCGTGCGCGGGTCGCGGGCTCGCGGAAGGTGCGGCGATGTTCTCGGCCGTGCTCTCAGCCGTGCTCTCGGCCGTGCTCTCGGCCGTGGTCACGCTCATCGGGTGGGCTCCTCTCGCCGCAGGACGGTCATGGCGTCGATCAGGGTGGCGAAGGCCTGCGCCACCACGCCCGGACGGGGGCGGCCCCGCTCGGCGGAGGTGACGGCGAAGCGCAGCGAACGCGGGAGTTCGCCCCAGGCGTGTGCGGCGGTGCCGGCGGCCGGTGCGGGCACCCGGCCCCGGCGGGCGAGTACGGCCAGCCGGTGCCGCTGGTGGCGGGCGGCGGCCCAGAGGTCGTCGGCGTGGGCGGCCAGTGCGGCGGGGTCCTCGCCGAGCCGGGCGGCGAGGAAGCGCAGGACGTCGAGCGGTTCGGTGAGCCACTGCCCGGCCGGCTCCCGCCCGGGCGGGCCCACCTCGCGGGCCAGCCAGCCGAAGTGGTCCGGGTCGGGCAGTTCCTGGGCGTCGCCCAGGGCGTGGACGTCGCGGGCCCGGTTCTGCCACGGCAGCGCTCCGGGAGGGGTCAGCAGCCCGCGCAGCTCGTCGTCGTCCAGGGTGCCGGTGTGGGGCAGTTGCTCACCGTCCGGCAGGAGTGCGGCGAAGCGGTCGGTGACCCGCCACCGGTCGCCGTGTTCCGTGCCGGGCTCCAGAAGGACCCAGTGGGAGACGGCCGAGCGGCCGTAGGCGGGCGACCAGGGAACGTGGCGGGTGTTGGCGACGGCCAGCACCCGTCCGCGCAGGGCGCTCTCGTGCCGGAGTCCGGCCAGCGCCTCGGGCCACGCGGCGGCCCCCCGGTGGGCGAGCGGGCCGTCCGGTCCGCCGGTGTCGATGCGCCGGTGGTGGCGGAAGGCGAGGCGCCCGGCCGGCAGGTCGGTGCGGACGGCGAGGGCGACGGCGTCGGCCAGGAGCTCCGCGGCGTCGGGCCGCTCCGCCTCCAGGTACGCCACCAACCCGGCGGTGTAGCAGCTCAGTTCGGGGGCTCCGGCCGGGGCGCCGCCTTCGCCCGAGGCACTCCCGGACCATACGGTGGTGTCCGTCGCGGTGTTCGTCGCGGTGCTCACAGCAGCTCCCATGCGCAGCTCAGAGGGATGTCGGACCGGTCGCGCAGGCTGCGCCACCGGAAGCCCTTCCATCGGCCGGACGTCTCTCCCACGGTGACGTCCACGGTCCAGGGGCCGCCCGCCAGGCCGCTGCCCTCCGCCTTGACGCAGGCCTCCTGCACGGTCCAGATCCAGGCGAACTCCCGGGCCCGGTCGTCGTGCGGCAACGCGTCGAGCCGTTCGCGGCCCCGGCGTACGCACTTGCGCACCAGACCGTCGCTCAGCTTCTCGGCGGGCAGCTGGACATCGATGCCGACGGCCCGGCCGACGGCGACGCAGGCGGCGACGTGCCCCCGGTCGTGGGCGATGCTGATGCCGAGGTCGGGGCGGGTGGCCAGCCCCGGTTTCCCGTTGCGGCCGAGGGTCACGCGGTCGTCGGCGGCCTCCGGCACGGTGGCGGCCAGCAGCTCGCGCAGCAGGGCCCGGCCGGCGAGGAACTCCGCCGCCCGCCAGTCGGCCAGGCCGGAGGCGTCCGCGAGGTCGTCGGGGTGTCCCGGGGCCGGGGCCGTGCCCTGCCGGGTCATGAACCAGATGCCGGGCTCGCACTCGACGGCGTCCGTCGCGGCGGCGCGGGCCGGGGTCACGGCGCCAGCTCCGCGAGGAGCGGTTCGGCGGCCCCGGCGACCGCGGACAGGACGACCTCGGTGGCTCCGCCGCCGATGCTCCACAGCGCGGCCTGGGCCCGGGTCCACTGGGCGCCGCCGGTGGCGAAGCCCTCGGAGCCCTGCAACTGGGCGCAGATGCCGAGCACATGCGCGACGGTCTGGGCGGCGGAGGCCTTCAGCACGGAAGCCGCGGCGGTGTCGTGGCGGCGGGCGACGCGTTCGGCCAGCCGTTCGGTGAGCGCGTCCAGCTGGTGGGCGCGGACGAGGCAGT
The nucleotide sequence above comes from Streptomyces sp. NBC_01116. Encoded proteins:
- a CDS encoding amino acid adenylation domain-containing protein is translated as MSVTTAESTAESTAESTAENIAAPSASPRPAHAERLYDWFAASAAAYGDTCCALEVDGQELSYRELERLAGHLAAAVVARHGGRPARVGLLAARSVLAYAGYLAVARLGATVVPLNPAFPIARGADVARAAGLDLVLADAELPGTDGLPVPVLRCDAREPAAPAEAPPRASAGPEDLAYILFTSGSTGRPKGVPVTHANVSAYLDHVIRRYGTGPGDRVSQTFDLTFDPSVYDMFSAWGSGATLVVPTREELLAPVRFVNRARITHWNSVPSVAAFAQRLRALRPGSMPTLRWSLFCGEALKLPQARAWRAAAPHSTVENIYGPTEMTVTWTEYRLPPEDADWPDTVNGTVPIGVPYPGQDHLILDESGRPADDGELCVRGSQRFPGYLDPADDVGRFRAPTAPYAVHDGTGPLTPAHWYRTGDRVRLTDGVLVHLGRLDHQVKIHGYRIELGEIESLLMRQPGITDAVVLPVPGRKGEPVLHAVCAGASRDPDELLGALGQRLPLYMVPAAVTFTGALPLNANGKVDRAALLASLTQPQAA
- a CDS encoding 4'-phosphopantetheinyl transferase superfamily protein, whose protein sequence is MTPARAAATDAVECEPGIWFMTRQGTAPAPGHPDDLADASGLADWRAAEFLAGRALLRELLAATVPEAADDRVTLGRNGKPGLATRPDLGISIAHDRGHVAACVAVGRAVGIDVQLPAEKLSDGLVRKCVRRGRERLDALPHDDRAREFAWIWTVQEACVKAEGSGLAGGPWTVDVTVGETSGRWKGFRWRSLRDRSDIPLSCAWELL
- a CDS encoding flavin reductase family protein, whose product is MTVDIQIPRERPVTTWPSDAGPCPGTAPRPAAPHEDRSADAPAPGRAGGPRAEPALDGAVFRQAMGRFPTFVTVITSATPDGPSGCTATAVLSLSLEPASVLVSLRTAGRTLAHIRAAGAFAVNVLSWEQRSLAGVFATGDPRRRFDRVAHSHAHGVPVLDGCTATVVCDLSEAVDVLDHTLLIGTARHASWLPRDPMVLLDGIAHRAAEPLSRGAAR